In the Solibacillus sp. FSL K6-1523 genome, one interval contains:
- the rlmD gene encoding 23S rRNA (uracil(1939)-C(5))-methyltransferase RlmD, whose translation MTNIKEETLIATIDHLDDRGNGQAVIWRESDRGFNPRKLKLTIPQTLKGESVKVVVDDPDKKRRKVEAGEILVASPERTEAPCPHFELCGGCVWQHWTYEGQLKHKTEQVKNALESEGLDSGLVLDTIGADNPWNYRNKMEFTFSPEGEMGQHEQGNFRKIVPLETCLIAGQNMVDGMLEVGQWVKEFGLKGYNKDKHEGLLRHLMVRESFVTGEMMLALFATQTPDGELAAAVENLVERITKKLPNVKSLLWLVNTDWADRTQSEDTHLLAGRDFIYDEMAGYRYRLWFDTFFQTNPKQAQKLVELALEMGKPKEDEKMIDLFCGVGTFSLPFAARVKELAGIEIVETSIESAKRNAIDNDLHNTIFLARDARNGLAEMQEQFGFADILLIDPPRSGAGGKVMRRIGRSKPKRIVYVSCNPDTFAKDVTELLPFGYVLKTVQPVDLFPHTTHVELVTWLELV comes from the coding sequence TTGACTAATATAAAAGAAGAAACGCTTATTGCGACAATTGACCATTTAGATGATAGAGGGAATGGACAAGCAGTAATTTGGCGTGAAAGTGATAGAGGTTTTAATCCTAGAAAGCTAAAGTTAACGATTCCGCAGACACTTAAAGGGGAGTCTGTGAAAGTTGTCGTTGATGATCCTGATAAGAAAAGACGAAAAGTAGAGGCAGGAGAAATTTTAGTAGCAAGTCCTGAGCGAACAGAAGCTCCTTGTCCACATTTTGAACTTTGCGGCGGTTGTGTGTGGCAGCACTGGACGTATGAAGGTCAATTGAAGCATAAAACGGAGCAAGTGAAAAACGCATTGGAAAGTGAAGGGTTAGATTCTGGGCTAGTGCTAGACACGATCGGTGCAGACAATCCTTGGAACTATCGTAATAAGATGGAGTTCACGTTTTCACCTGAGGGGGAAATGGGACAGCATGAACAAGGAAACTTCCGCAAAATCGTTCCATTAGAAACATGTTTAATCGCTGGTCAAAATATGGTTGATGGCATGCTAGAAGTCGGCCAATGGGTAAAAGAATTCGGATTGAAAGGCTATAACAAAGATAAACATGAAGGGCTTCTGCGTCATTTAATGGTGCGTGAATCGTTTGTAACTGGCGAAATGATGCTGGCATTATTTGCGACACAAACGCCGGACGGAGAGTTAGCAGCGGCTGTTGAAAATCTTGTTGAGCGCATTACGAAGAAATTACCAAATGTGAAAAGTCTTCTTTGGCTTGTCAACACAGACTGGGCAGATCGAACACAATCCGAGGATACACATTTACTAGCGGGGCGTGATTTCATTTATGATGAAATGGCGGGGTATCGCTATCGTCTTTGGTTTGATACATTTTTCCAAACGAATCCAAAACAAGCACAAAAACTTGTTGAGCTTGCACTAGAAATGGGTAAACCAAAGGAAGATGAGAAAATGATTGACCTGTTTTGCGGTGTCGGCACGTTCTCATTACCATTTGCTGCGCGCGTGAAAGAATTAGCAGGAATCGAAATTGTCGAAACATCGATTGAATCGGCAAAACGCAATGCCATCGATAATGATTTGCATAATACAATATTCCTTGCGCGTGATGCACGTAATGGATTAGCGGAAATGCAAGAGCAGTTCGGATTCGCTGACATACTATTGATTGATCCACCACGTTCTGGAGCTGGCGGAAAAGTGATGCGCCGTATCGGCCGTTCGAAACCGAAACGAATTGTTTACGTATCTTGTAATCCAGATACATTCGCGAAAGATGTAACGGAATTACTGCCATTTGGTTACGTACTTAAAACCGTACAACCTGTCGACTTATTCCCACATACGACACATGTAGAATTAGTTACATGGTTGGAGTTAGTTTAA